The Streptomyces pactum genome contains a region encoding:
- a CDS encoding ATP-binding protein gives MGAHSARHLRRILRLHLVRSDLRDVADAAELALTELVANVVRQVPGRRCRVCFQLRPGGVRVEVADDCPELPVPAAADALDEGGRGLVIVAAVADRWGVTPYPDGPGKTVWFECLSRAVPPAPRP, from the coding sequence ATGGGAGCGCACTCGGCCCGGCACCTGCGCCGCATCCTGCGGCTCCACCTCGTCCGCTCGGACCTGCGCGACGTGGCGGACGCCGCCGAACTGGCGCTCACGGAGCTGGTCGCCAACGTCGTACGGCAGGTGCCCGGTCGGCGCTGCCGCGTCTGTTTCCAGCTCCGGCCCGGCGGCGTGCGGGTGGAGGTCGCCGACGACTGCCCGGAGTTGCCGGTTCCGGCCGCCGCCGACGCGTTGGACGAGGGTGGACGCGGGCTGGTGATCGTCGCGGCGGTGGCCGACCGGTGGGGTGTCACCCCGTACCCCGACGGGCCGGGGAAGACGGTGTGGTTCGAGTGCCTCAGCCGCGCAGTTCCGCCAGCACCGCGTCCGTGA
- a CDS encoding serine hydrolase domain-containing protein — MSLKSLALIENWPVPTAAAGVVRADGTIRGTHGPAGQRFPLASVTKPLAAYAALVAYEEGAVELDEPAGPPGSTVRHLLAHTSGLAFDEHRVTAPPGERRLYSNAGFEQLGDHIAKAADIPFPEYARQAVLEPLGMTDTTLDGSPAKDGVSTVEDLLRFAAEVQAPRLLDPRTVAEAMTVQYPGTKGVLPGYGHQNPNDWGLGFEIRDAKSPHWTGASSSPRTFGHFGQSGTFLWIDPDAGLACVALTDRAFGPWAAEVWPAFTDAVLAELRG, encoded by the coding sequence ATGTCCTTGAAGAGCCTCGCGTTGATCGAGAACTGGCCGGTTCCCACCGCCGCGGCGGGTGTCGTACGGGCCGACGGCACGATCCGGGGAACCCACGGCCCGGCCGGGCAGCGGTTTCCCCTCGCCTCGGTCACCAAGCCGCTCGCGGCGTACGCGGCGCTCGTCGCGTACGAGGAGGGCGCGGTCGAGCTGGACGAGCCCGCCGGGCCGCCCGGGTCGACGGTCCGCCACCTGCTGGCGCACACCTCGGGTCTGGCCTTCGACGAGCACCGGGTGACCGCCCCGCCCGGGGAGCGCCGGCTGTACTCCAACGCCGGTTTCGAGCAGCTCGGCGACCACATCGCGAAGGCGGCGGACATCCCGTTCCCCGAGTACGCGCGCCAGGCGGTGCTGGAGCCGCTGGGCATGACGGACACCACCCTCGACGGCTCCCCCGCGAAGGACGGTGTCTCGACGGTCGAGGACCTGCTGCGTTTCGCCGCCGAGGTGCAGGCGCCCCGCCTGCTGGACCCGCGCACGGTCGCCGAGGCGATGACGGTCCAGTACCCGGGCACGAAGGGCGTGCTGCCCGGCTACGGGCACCAGAACCCCAACGACTGGGGCCTCGGCTTCGAGATCCGCGACGCCAAGTCCCCGCACTGGACGGGCGCGTCGTCCTCGCCGCGCACCTTCGGGCACTTCGGCCAGTCCGGTACGTTCCTGTGGATCGACCCCGACGCCGGGCTCGCCTGCGTGGCGCTCACCGACCGGGCGTTCGGCCCCTGGGCTGCCGAGGTGTGGCCGGCCTTCACGGACGCGGTGCTGGCGGAACTGCGCGGCTGA
- a CDS encoding GNAT family N-acetyltransferase has protein sequence MSLVRRAVAGDAAEVLRLRQVMIDSVSPASPTGWQAASLPTLRARLDRPDGEFAAFVVDHPDRPGALAALVAGTLEYRIGGPGKPPDGLIGYVFSVATDPDARRRGYARACVDELLEWFRERGARQVMLTASPDAEPLYESLGFTRDTTPSMRLYL, from the coding sequence ATGAGTCTCGTGCGCCGTGCCGTGGCCGGGGACGCGGCGGAAGTGCTCCGTCTGCGTCAGGTGATGATCGATTCGGTGAGCCCCGCCTCCCCCACCGGGTGGCAGGCGGCTTCCCTGCCCACGCTGCGGGCGCGGCTGGACCGCCCGGACGGGGAGTTCGCGGCATTCGTCGTCGACCACCCCGACCGGCCGGGTGCGCTGGCCGCGCTGGTGGCGGGGACACTGGAGTACCGGATCGGCGGGCCGGGCAAGCCGCCGGACGGACTGATCGGATACGTCTTCAGCGTCGCCACCGACCCCGACGCCCGGCGCCGGGGATACGCCCGCGCCTGCGTCGACGAGCTGCTGGAGTGGTTCCGCGAGCGGGGCGCGCGGCAGGTCATGCTGACCGCCTCCCCCGACGCCGAGCCGCTGTACGAGTCCCTCGGCTTCACGCGCGACACGACCCCCTCGATGAGGCTGTACCTGTGA
- a CDS encoding MerR family transcriptional regulator, with protein sequence MTVMQTTAGTLGPNATRTDICSAPPRRHPRPDGQDHYTISEVVAFTGLTAHTLRWYERIGLMSHIDRSHTGQRRYSNRDLDWLDFVGKLRLTGMPVADMVRYAELVREGENTYPDRRELLESTRRDVLTRIAELQDTLAVLDRKISFYGDAGRAREGERTR encoded by the coding sequence ATGACGGTGATGCAGACCACGGCCGGGACCCTCGGGCCGAACGCCACCAGAACAGACATCTGCTCCGCTCCGCCCCGGCGCCACCCGCGCCCCGACGGGCAGGACCACTACACCATCAGCGAGGTCGTCGCCTTCACCGGACTGACGGCCCACACGCTGCGCTGGTACGAGCGGATCGGCCTGATGTCCCACATCGACCGCTCGCACACCGGGCAGCGCCGCTACAGCAACCGCGACCTGGACTGGCTCGACTTCGTCGGCAAGCTGCGTCTGACCGGCATGCCGGTCGCCGACATGGTCCGCTACGCGGAACTGGTGCGCGAGGGCGAGAACACGTACCCCGACCGGCGGGAACTCCTGGAATCCACGCGCCGCGACGTGCTGACGCGGATCGCCGAGCTCCAGGACACCCTCGCCGTACTCGACCGGAAGATCAGTTTCTACGGGGACGCCGGACGCGCCCGTGAAGGGGAGAGGACCCGATGA
- a CDS encoding aldo/keto reductase produces the protein MTDSRIPTVRLDDDGPEVGVQGLGCMGMSFGYGPSDADAARATLERALELGVTLYDTADAYGAGDNERFLAPFFRAHRDEVVIATKFALSIPPDEPTKRIIRNDPPYIRRAVEASLSRLDVDVIDLYYMHRRDVNVPIEETVAVMADLVREGKVKHLGLSEVTGDELRAARAVHPIAAVQSEWSLFSRDIEAGVVPAARDLGVALVPYSPLGRGFLTGAFADADRDLTAGDFRRRQPRFTGDNAAANAALLEPVRTVAEARGATPGQIALAWAQQRARVHGLPVVPIPGTRKPARVTENTGATRIVLTEEELSLLEPIAGKVAGDRYADMTFTSAGRE, from the coding sequence ATGACCGACAGCAGGATCCCGACGGTGCGGCTCGACGACGACGGCCCGGAGGTCGGCGTCCAGGGGCTCGGCTGCATGGGCATGAGCTTCGGGTACGGCCCGTCGGACGCCGACGCCGCACGGGCGACCCTGGAACGGGCGCTGGAGCTGGGCGTCACGCTCTACGACACGGCCGACGCGTACGGCGCGGGCGACAACGAGCGGTTCCTGGCGCCGTTCTTCAGGGCCCACCGCGACGAGGTCGTCATCGCGACCAAGTTCGCCCTGTCGATCCCGCCGGACGAGCCGACGAAGCGGATCATCCGCAACGACCCGCCGTACATCCGCCGGGCGGTCGAGGCGAGCCTGAGCCGCCTGGACGTCGACGTGATCGACCTCTACTACATGCACCGGCGCGACGTGAACGTGCCGATCGAGGAGACCGTCGCCGTCATGGCGGACCTGGTCCGCGAGGGCAAGGTCAAGCACCTCGGGCTGAGCGAGGTGACCGGCGACGAGCTGCGGGCGGCACGGGCGGTGCATCCGATCGCCGCCGTGCAGTCGGAGTGGTCGCTGTTCAGCCGGGACATCGAGGCGGGCGTGGTACCGGCCGCCCGTGACCTGGGCGTGGCCCTCGTCCCGTACTCGCCGCTCGGCCGGGGGTTCCTCACCGGCGCCTTCGCCGACGCCGACCGGGACCTCACGGCCGGCGACTTCCGCCGCCGGCAGCCCCGCTTCACCGGCGACAACGCGGCGGCCAACGCGGCCCTCCTCGAGCCGGTCCGCACGGTCGCCGAGGCCCGCGGCGCCACCCCCGGCCAGATCGCCCTGGCCTGGGCCCAGCAGCGGGCGCGGGTGCACGGCCTGCCGGTGGTGCCGATCCCGGGCACCCGGAAGCCGGCGCGGGTGACGGAGAACACGGGCGCGACGCGGATCGTCCTCACCGAGGAGGAGCTGTCCCTGCTGGAGCCGATCGCGGGCAAGGTGGCGGGCGACCGTTACGCGGACATGACGTTCACGTCCGCCGGACGGGAGTAG
- a CDS encoding DUF4429 domain-containing protein: MGDVLAGFHAAWEFDSDSVLIRYERGIRTPKLFQALGERRVPLEAIAGVTLTPGRRGTVVLRAEPRPGADPLMEAAAGQLKEGCDPYRLVLPAERETLAEYYADELRGLLSESGKTERYLVSAPEAPLHFKAYDGKASFDGRSVSFRWSWTGASSAKWKAGDQSFPVADLGGVEWRSPEAFEGYLRLLPRDAAAHAPQADQDPASVVFGLGYGPVHESLPFAAAVLAAVRERGPAVPVPVPAPRRDPADIAERIRHLGELHQAGLVTDEEFSSKKAELLAEL; encoded by the coding sequence ATGGGTGACGTACTGGCCGGATTTCATGCCGCCTGGGAGTTCGACTCCGACTCCGTGCTCATCCGCTACGAACGGGGGATTCGAACACCCAAGCTGTTCCAGGCCCTGGGGGAACGCCGTGTCCCCCTGGAGGCGATCGCCGGGGTGACGCTCACACCCGGCAGGCGGGGCACCGTCGTGCTGCGCGCCGAGCCGCGTCCGGGCGCCGATCCGCTGATGGAGGCGGCGGCCGGGCAACTGAAGGAGGGCTGTGACCCGTACCGGCTGGTGCTGCCCGCCGAGCGGGAGACGCTCGCGGAGTACTACGCCGACGAGCTGCGGGGCCTGCTGAGCGAGTCCGGCAAGACCGAGCGGTACCTGGTCTCGGCCCCCGAGGCTCCGCTGCACTTCAAGGCGTACGACGGCAAGGCGTCCTTCGACGGGCGGTCGGTGTCGTTCCGGTGGTCCTGGACGGGCGCGTCGTCGGCGAAGTGGAAGGCCGGCGACCAGAGCTTCCCGGTCGCCGACCTGGGCGGGGTGGAGTGGCGGTCCCCCGAGGCGTTCGAGGGGTATCTGCGGCTGCTGCCGCGGGACGCCGCGGCGCACGCTCCGCAGGCCGACCAGGACCCCGCCTCGGTCGTCTTCGGGCTCGGGTACGGGCCCGTGCACGAGTCGCTGCCGTTCGCCGCGGCGGTGCTGGCGGCGGTGCGTGAGCGCGGTCCCGCGGTGCCGGTCCCGGTGCCCGCGCCCCGGCGTGATCCCGCGGACATCGCCGAGCGGATCCGGCACCTCGGGGAGCTGCACCAGGCGGGGCTGGTGACGGACGAGGAGTTCTCCTCGAAGAAGGCGGAGCTGCTGGCGGAGCTGTGA